In one Pseudomonas hydrolytica genomic region, the following are encoded:
- a CDS encoding TetR family transcriptional regulator: MRRTKEDAEKTRCAILAAAEQLFLEQGVAHTSLEQLARRAGVTRGAIYWHFQNKAHLFHEMLNQVRLPLEPLAEQLEAADSLVSLQMLRDLCVEAMANLVQDEQRRRIFTILLRRCEFTEELREAEERHEAFINQFIDLCERQFAQEAVQPLLQPGITPRLAARTLHALIVGLFSDWLRDPNLFDPQLDTPAMVDSCFRGLLTAWT, encoded by the coding sequence ATGCGTAGAACCAAAGAAGATGCGGAGAAAACCCGCTGCGCCATCCTCGCCGCAGCGGAGCAGTTGTTTCTCGAACAGGGGGTGGCCCATACCAGCCTGGAGCAGCTGGCACGACGCGCCGGCGTGACGCGCGGCGCCATCTACTGGCACTTTCAGAACAAGGCGCACCTGTTTCACGAAATGCTCAACCAGGTGCGCCTGCCGCTGGAGCCGCTGGCCGAGCAGCTGGAGGCGGCCGACAGCCTTGTCTCTCTGCAGATGCTGCGCGATCTGTGCGTCGAGGCCATGGCCAACCTGGTGCAGGACGAGCAACGCCGGCGCATCTTCACCATCCTGTTGCGGCGCTGCGAGTTCACCGAAGAGCTGCGTGAAGCCGAGGAGCGTCACGAAGCCTTCATCAATCAGTTCATCGACCTGTGCGAACGCCAGTTCGCCCAGGAGGCGGTGCAGCCCCTGCTGCAGCCGGGCATCACCCCTCGCCTGGCGGCGCGCACCCTGCATGCGCTGATCGTCGGCCTGTTCAGCGACTGGCTGCGCGACCCCAATCTGTTCGATCCGCAGCTCGACACCCCGGCAATGGTCGACAGCTGCTTCAGGGGGCTGCTGACAGCCTGGACATAG
- a CDS encoding efflux RND transporter permease subunit, with amino-acid sequence MISRFFIDRPVFATVISIVIVLAGLAAMRALPIAQYPEILPPQVSVSAAYPGASSQVIAETVAAPLEQAINGVEDMIYQLSNSSSSGAMSLTVYFEVGTDPDQATINVNNKVQAALAKLPEEVRRQGVKVEKKSSDILQVITLYSPDDSRDPIFISNYALINVIDELKRLPGVGDASQFGSKDYSMRIWLRPDKLAQYNLTPTDVVNAIREQNSQFAAGSFGQQPLKEPQDFTYTVTTQGRFTDPKEFENVILRTDATGASLLLKDVARVELGAQDYSLVTTLNGQQNAAFGIYLQPGANALDTAEAVQRTMERLSKRFPEGIAYKIPYDTTKFVQVSIEEVIHTFFEALVLVVLVVFIFLQNWRATLIPVLAIPVSLVGTFAGMYMLGFSINLLTLFGMVLAIGIVVDDAIVVIENVERVMRTQGLGPREASIKAMEEVTGPIIAIVLVLCAVFVPVGFLGGLAGQMYKQFAITIAVSVVISGIVALTLSPALCALLLKPGHHEPAAPFRAFNRFFDKATEGYGAGVRFFLKRSLVGLLLFGGMIALIMLLFARVPGSLVPDEDQGYVINAYYLPPAASLNRTEALSSAVSQQLMEHPAVEDVVTFAGFDVLTFGVRSNAGVSFVPLKDWSERRTPELDARNLTHEFMGMGAAQKDGLVLSFNPPPITGMSTTGGFESYIQDRSGGSVEQLGEKVQAFVQAASQRPELAGVQSTFSANVPQYYIDLDRTKTRALGVSVSDVFTAMQATFGSYYVNDFTLFGRTWQVSLQSESEFRRKPEDLGQVYVRSSTGDLVPLSTLLRVRRILGPDSYDRFNVYPSAKVLGGPAPGYSSGQALAAMQAVADEVLGEDYSLGWIGSAYQELATQGSGAQAFVFGLILVFLILAAQYERWTLPLAVVTAVPFAVFGAILAVWLRGIQNDVYFQVGLVTLIGLAAKNAILIVEFAVLLRAEGKGIFDSALEAAKLRFRPIVMTSLAFILGCVPLAISSGAGSASRHSIGTGVIGGMLAATLLATFLIPMFYLLVETGAQRLSRRGKAQVGDEAH; translated from the coding sequence ATGATCTCGCGCTTCTTCATCGATCGCCCGGTATTCGCCACCGTCATCTCCATCGTCATCGTGCTGGCGGGCCTGGCCGCCATGCGCGCGCTGCCCATCGCCCAGTACCCGGAAATCCTGCCGCCTCAGGTCTCGGTTTCGGCCGCTTATCCCGGCGCCAGTTCGCAGGTGATCGCCGAGACCGTGGCGGCGCCGCTGGAGCAGGCGATCAATGGCGTCGAGGACATGATCTACCAGCTGTCCAACTCGTCCAGCAGCGGGGCGATGAGCCTGACGGTTTATTTCGAGGTGGGTACCGACCCCGATCAGGCCACCATCAACGTCAACAACAAGGTGCAGGCGGCGCTGGCCAAGCTGCCCGAGGAGGTGCGCCGCCAGGGCGTGAAGGTGGAGAAGAAGTCCTCCGACATTCTCCAGGTGATCACCCTCTACTCGCCGGATGACTCGCGTGACCCGATCTTCATCAGCAACTACGCCCTGATCAACGTCATCGACGAGCTCAAGCGCCTGCCCGGCGTGGGCGATGCCAGCCAGTTCGGCTCCAAGGACTATTCCATGCGCATCTGGCTGCGCCCGGACAAGCTGGCGCAGTACAACCTCACGCCCACCGATGTGGTGAACGCCATCCGCGAGCAGAACTCGCAGTTCGCCGCCGGCAGCTTCGGCCAGCAGCCGCTCAAGGAGCCGCAGGACTTCACCTACACGGTCACCACCCAGGGCCGCTTCACCGATCCCAAGGAGTTCGAGAACGTCATCCTGCGCACCGATGCCACCGGCGCCAGCCTGCTGCTCAAGGACGTGGCCCGGGTCGAACTGGGGGCGCAGGACTACTCGCTGGTCACCACCCTGAACGGCCAGCAGAACGCCGCCTTCGGCATCTACCTGCAGCCCGGCGCCAACGCCCTGGACACCGCCGAAGCAGTGCAGCGCACCATGGAGCGCCTGAGTAAGCGCTTTCCCGAGGGCATCGCCTACAAGATTCCCTACGACACCACCAAGTTCGTCCAGGTCTCCATCGAGGAGGTAATCCACACCTTCTTCGAGGCGCTGGTGCTGGTGGTGCTGGTGGTATTCATCTTCCTGCAGAACTGGCGCGCCACGCTGATTCCGGTGCTGGCCATTCCGGTGTCGCTGGTCGGCACCTTCGCCGGGATGTACATGCTGGGTTTTTCCATCAACCTGCTGACCCTGTTCGGCATGGTGCTGGCCATCGGCATCGTGGTGGACGACGCCATCGTGGTGATCGAAAACGTCGAGCGGGTGATGCGCACCCAGGGGCTCGGCCCGCGTGAGGCGTCGATCAAGGCGATGGAGGAGGTCACCGGGCCGATCATCGCCATCGTCCTGGTGCTCTGCGCGGTGTTCGTGCCGGTGGGGTTCCTCGGTGGCCTGGCCGGGCAGATGTACAAGCAGTTCGCGATCACCATCGCGGTGTCGGTGGTGATTTCCGGGATCGTCGCCCTGACCCTTTCGCCCGCACTCTGCGCCCTGTTGCTCAAGCCCGGCCATCATGAGCCGGCGGCGCCCTTCCGCGCCTTCAACCGCTTCTTCGACAAGGCCACCGAGGGCTACGGCGCCGGGGTGCGCTTCTTCCTCAAGCGCTCGCTGGTCGGCCTGCTGCTGTTCGGCGGCATGATCGCGCTGATCATGCTGCTATTCGCACGGGTGCCCGGCTCGCTGGTGCCCGACGAGGATCAGGGCTACGTGATCAACGCCTACTACCTGCCGCCGGCCGCCTCGCTCAATCGCACCGAGGCGCTGAGCAGTGCGGTGAGCCAGCAGTTGATGGAGCACCCGGCGGTGGAGGATGTGGTGACCTTCGCCGGTTTCGACGTGCTCACCTTCGGCGTGCGCAGCAACGCCGGGGTGTCCTTCGTGCCACTGAAGGACTGGAGCGAGCGACGCACGCCGGAGCTCGATGCGCGCAACCTGACCCACGAGTTCATGGGCATGGGCGCCGCGCAGAAGGACGGCCTGGTGCTGTCGTTCAACCCGCCGCCGATCACCGGCATGAGCACCACTGGCGGCTTCGAATCCTACATTCAGGATCGTTCCGGTGGCAGCGTCGAGCAGCTCGGCGAGAAGGTGCAGGCCTTCGTCCAGGCTGCCAGCCAGCGTCCCGAACTGGCCGGCGTGCAGAGCACCTTCAGCGCCAACGTGCCGCAGTACTACATCGACCTGGATCGCACCAAGACCCGCGCGCTCGGCGTGAGCGTCAGCGACGTGTTCACCGCCATGCAGGCCACCTTCGGCAGTTACTACGTCAACGACTTCACCCTCTTCGGGCGTACCTGGCAGGTCAGCCTGCAGTCCGAATCGGAGTTCCGCCGCAAACCGGAGGATCTGGGCCAGGTCTACGTCCGTTCCAGCACCGGCGATCTGGTGCCGCTGTCGACCCTGCTGCGGGTGCGGCGCATCCTCGGGCCGGATTCCTATGACCGTTTCAACGTCTATCCCTCGGCCAAGGTACTCGGCGGCCCGGCGCCCGGCTACAGCTCGGGGCAGGCGCTGGCGGCCATGCAGGCGGTGGCCGACGAGGTGCTCGGCGAGGACTACAGCCTGGGCTGGATCGGCTCGGCCTATCAGGAACTGGCGACTCAGGGCTCGGGCGCCCAGGCCTTCGTCTTCGGCCTGATCCTGGTGTTCCTGATCCTGGCGGCGCAGTACGAGCGCTGGACGCTGCCGCTGGCGGTGGTCACTGCGGTGCCCTTCGCGGTGTTCGGGGCGATTCTCGCGGTGTGGCTGCGCGGCATCCAGAACGATGTGTACTTCCAGGTCGGCCTGGTCACCCTGATCGGTCTGGCGGCGAAGAACGCCATCCTCATCGTCGAGTTCGCCGTGCTGCTGCGCGCCGAAGGCAAGGGTATCTTCGACTCGGCGCTGGAGGCGGCCAAGCTGCGTTTCCGCCCGATCGTCATGACCTCGCTGGCGTTCATCCTCGGTTGCGTGCCGCTGGCAATCAGCTCCGGGGCCGGCTCGGCCAGCCGCCACTCCATCGGCACCGGGGTGATCGGCGGCATGCTCGCGGCCACATTGCTGGCCACCTTCCTCATTCCCATGTTCTACCTGCTGGTGGAGACCGGGGCGCAGCGCCTGAGTCGTCGCGGCAAGGCGCAGGTGGGAGACGAGGCGCATTGA
- a CDS encoding heavy-metal-associated domain-containing protein yields the protein MQIFKVSGMSCGHCVRAIGEAIRALDAAAEVQVELASGEVRVASRLSQEQLLAAIREEGYEAQPA from the coding sequence ATGCAGATTTTCAAGGTGAGTGGCATGTCCTGCGGGCACTGCGTGCGGGCCATCGGCGAAGCGATCAGGGCGCTGGATGCGGCGGCCGAAGTACAGGTCGAGCTGGCGAGCGGTGAAGTGCGGGTGGCCAGCCGGCTGAGTCAGGAGCAGTTGCTGGCGGCGATTCGCGAAGAGGGCTACGAGGCGCAGCCAGCCTGA
- a CDS encoding heavy metal translocating P-type ATPase — MTTFDLPIQGMTCASCAGRVERALRKLPQVTSASVNLASEQARVEAPGASLTQLIAAIEDAGYAVPSQPLELGIEGMTCASCVGRIERALHKVPGIRQVAVNLADEKAHLQVLAGFDPQQAVKAVVAAGYKATLPDARPSTDDAHRRLRRERLTLLAAIALTLPLVLPMLVEPFGLHWMLPAWLQFLLATPVQFIFGARFYRAAWQALKARAGNMDQLVAIGTSAGYGLSLYQWAVTPPGGMPHLYFEASAVIISLILLGKYLESRAKRQTASAIRALQALRPDRAVRLIDGREENVAIEALALGDQVLVKPGERFPVDGRVTEGHSHADEALISGESLPVAKQPGDKVTAGAINGEGRLLVETTALGAETVLARIIRLVEDAQAAKAPIQKLVDKVSQVFVPAVLLVALATLLGWLAFGAPLENALLNAVAVLVIACPCALGLATPTAIMAGTGVAARHGILIKDAEALEVAHAVDTIAFDKTGTLTEGKPRIVHIGLAEASEDELLRLAGGLQQGSEHPLAKAVLQRCAERQIALPALSDSRALPGRGIAGTVSGRALQLGSHRLLDELHLPSGPLAEYARSWEAEGRTLSWLIETGETPRLLGLLAFGDTLKDGAVQAIAKLREQGIGSHLISGDNPGSVAAVADALGIDQPHAQVLPADKARLIGELRQHGTVAMVGDGINDAPALAAADVGIAMGGGTDAAMHAAGITLMRGDPRLVPAALEISRRTYAKIRQNLFWAFIYNLVGIPLAAAGLLNPMLAGAAMALSSISVVSNALLLTRWKPQDL, encoded by the coding sequence ATGACCACCTTCGACCTGCCGATCCAGGGCATGACCTGCGCCAGTTGCGCCGGACGTGTCGAACGCGCACTGCGCAAGCTGCCACAGGTGACCAGCGCCAGCGTCAACCTGGCCAGCGAGCAGGCACGCGTCGAAGCGCCGGGCGCCAGCCTGACGCAGCTGATCGCCGCCATCGAGGACGCAGGCTACGCCGTACCCAGCCAGCCGCTGGAACTGGGCATCGAGGGCATGACCTGCGCCAGCTGCGTCGGCCGTATCGAACGCGCCCTGCACAAGGTGCCCGGCATCCGCCAGGTGGCGGTCAACCTGGCCGACGAGAAGGCTCACCTGCAGGTGCTCGCCGGTTTCGATCCGCAGCAGGCCGTGAAGGCCGTGGTCGCTGCCGGATACAAAGCCACCCTGCCCGACGCTCGCCCGAGCACCGACGACGCACACCGTCGCCTGCGCCGCGAGCGCCTGACACTGCTGGCGGCCATTGCCCTGACCCTGCCGCTGGTGCTGCCGATGCTGGTGGAGCCCTTCGGCCTGCACTGGATGCTGCCGGCCTGGCTGCAGTTCCTGCTCGCCACGCCGGTGCAGTTCATCTTCGGCGCACGCTTCTATCGCGCCGCCTGGCAGGCGCTCAAGGCGCGTGCCGGCAACATGGATCAACTGGTGGCCATCGGCACCAGCGCCGGCTACGGCCTGAGCCTGTATCAATGGGCCGTAACGCCGCCTGGCGGCATGCCGCACCTGTATTTCGAGGCCTCGGCGGTGATCATCAGCCTGATCCTGCTCGGCAAGTACCTGGAAAGCCGCGCCAAACGCCAGACCGCCAGCGCCATCCGCGCCCTGCAGGCGCTGCGCCCGGATCGCGCCGTGCGCCTGATCGACGGCCGCGAGGAAAACGTGGCCATCGAGGCCCTGGCGCTCGGCGACCAGGTGCTGGTCAAACCGGGCGAACGCTTTCCGGTGGACGGGCGCGTGACGGAGGGACACAGCCACGCCGACGAGGCACTGATCAGCGGCGAAAGCCTGCCGGTGGCCAAGCAGCCGGGCGACAAGGTCACCGCCGGCGCCATCAACGGTGAAGGCCGCCTGCTGGTGGAAACCACCGCCCTGGGCGCGGAAACCGTGCTGGCACGCATCATCCGCCTGGTGGAAGACGCCCAGGCGGCCAAGGCGCCGATCCAGAAGCTGGTGGACAAGGTTAGCCAGGTCTTCGTCCCGGCGGTGCTGCTGGTCGCCCTGGCCACCTTGCTCGGCTGGCTGGCATTCGGCGCGCCACTGGAAAACGCCCTGCTCAACGCCGTGGCGGTGCTGGTGATCGCCTGCCCCTGCGCGCTGGGCCTGGCCACGCCGACCGCGATCATGGCCGGCACCGGCGTCGCCGCGCGCCACGGCATCCTGATCAAGGACGCCGAAGCGCTGGAAGTGGCCCACGCCGTCGACACCATCGCCTTCGACAAGACCGGTACCCTCACCGAAGGCAAGCCGCGCATCGTCCATATCGGCCTGGCCGAGGCCAGCGAGGACGAACTGCTGCGCCTGGCCGGCGGCCTGCAGCAGGGCAGCGAGCATCCCCTGGCCAAGGCCGTGCTGCAACGTTGCGCCGAACGACAGATCGCCCTGCCCGCGCTCAGCGACAGCCGCGCCCTGCCCGGCCGCGGTATCGCCGGTACGGTGAGTGGCCGTGCGCTGCAGTTGGGCAGCCATCGCCTACTCGACGAGCTGCACCTGCCAAGCGGCCCGCTGGCCGAATACGCCCGCTCATGGGAGGCCGAAGGCCGCACCCTGTCCTGGCTGATCGAAACCGGCGAGACGCCGCGTCTGCTGGGCCTGCTGGCCTTCGGTGACACGCTCAAGGACGGCGCCGTGCAAGCCATCGCCAAGTTGCGCGAACAGGGCATCGGCAGCCACCTGATCAGCGGGGACAACCCGGGCAGCGTCGCCGCCGTTGCCGACGCACTGGGCATCGATCAGCCCCACGCCCAGGTGCTGCCGGCAGACAAGGCGCGCCTGATCGGCGAACTGCGCCAGCACGGCACCGTGGCCATGGTCGGCGACGGCATCAACGACGCCCCCGCACTGGCCGCCGCGGATGTCGGCATCGCCATGGGCGGCGGCACCGATGCCGCCATGCACGCGGCCGGCATCACCCTGATGCGCGGCGACCCGCGCCTGGTGCCCGCCGCGCTGGAAATCAGCCGACGCACCTACGCCAAGATCCGCCAGAACCTGTTCTGGGCCTTCATCTATAACCTGGTCGGCATTCCCCTGGCCGCAGCCGGCCTGCTCAACCCCATGCTCGCCGGCGCCGCCATGGCGCTGTCCAGCATCAGCGTGGTGAGCAACGCCCTGTTGCTGACCCGCTGGAAACCGCAAGACCTCTAG
- a CDS encoding efflux RND transporter periplasmic adaptor subunit gives MPLVRLLRCCLPFNLALLSSVALAADAPPAAVTVERVVAGELPIVLEYPARTTGYREVQVRAQVGGILQERTYQEGSRVQKDQVLFRIDPRPYEAALARAKGALAQEQARFRQTDRDLKRIRELQKKGFASESELDNAVSNFEQSKANIEAAQAEVQSRQIDLDYTTVKAPITGITSKESVSEGSLIVAGDPSASLLTQITQLDPIFVNFAYPDAEAERLRRELSEGSLVPPASGKLSVEVHFGDGSAYPVPGEVDFTDSLIDRGTGTVSARGVVPNPDQKLLPGQFVRVKVKGLTRPQAITVPERAVAQGPRGTFVYVVDDQGIARMRQVATGDTSGGRWLLLSGVSDGERVIVDGLAKVRPDSPVQVEEAKAATAQTPAQE, from the coding sequence ATGCCGCTCGTTCGTCTGCTGCGTTGCTGCCTGCCCTTCAATCTAGCTCTGTTGTCGTCGGTTGCACTGGCTGCCGATGCGCCGCCAGCCGCGGTGACGGTGGAGCGCGTGGTGGCCGGCGAATTGCCGATCGTGCTGGAGTACCCGGCCCGCACCACGGGCTATCGCGAGGTGCAGGTACGCGCGCAGGTCGGCGGCATCCTGCAGGAACGCACCTATCAGGAAGGCAGCCGGGTGCAGAAGGATCAGGTGCTGTTTCGCATCGACCCGCGCCCCTACGAGGCCGCCCTGGCTCGTGCCAAGGGCGCGCTGGCGCAGGAGCAGGCGCGTTTCCGACAGACCGACCGCGACCTCAAGCGCATCCGTGAACTGCAGAAGAAGGGCTTCGCCAGCGAGAGCGAGCTGGACAATGCGGTGTCCAACTTCGAGCAGAGCAAGGCCAATATCGAGGCGGCCCAGGCCGAGGTGCAGTCGCGCCAGATCGACCTCGACTACACCACGGTGAAGGCGCCGATCACCGGCATCACCAGCAAGGAGAGCGTCTCCGAAGGCAGCCTGATCGTCGCTGGCGACCCCAGTGCCAGCCTGCTTACGCAGATCACCCAGCTCGACCCGATCTTCGTCAATTTCGCCTATCCGGATGCCGAGGCCGAACGCCTGCGGCGCGAGCTGTCCGAGGGCAGCCTGGTGCCGCCGGCCAGCGGCAAGCTCAGTGTGGAGGTGCACTTCGGCGACGGTTCGGCCTATCCGGTGCCCGGCGAGGTGGACTTCACCGACAGCCTGATCGATCGCGGTACGGGCACCGTCAGTGCCCGCGGCGTGGTGCCCAACCCCGATCAGAAGCTGCTGCCGGGGCAGTTCGTGCGCGTCAAGGTCAAGGGGCTGACGCGCCCGCAGGCCATCACTGTGCCCGAGCGGGCCGTGGCTCAGGGGCCGCGCGGCACCTTCGTCTACGTCGTCGACGATCAGGGCATCGCGCGCATGCGCCAGGTCGCCACGGGCGATACATCGGGCGGGCGCTGGCTGCTTCTGTCCGGGGTCAGCGATGGTGAGCGGGTGATTGTCGATGGCCTGGCCAAGGTGCGTCCGGACAGCCCGGTGCAGGTCGAGGAGGCGAAGGCGGCCACGGCCCAGACCCCGGCTCAGGAGTAA